The Paenalcaligenes faecalis genome has a window encoding:
- a CDS encoding PDR/VanB family oxidoreductase yields MQLLELVIRDIRDASPLIREFVLESTNGSALPVFSAGAHIQVQIPELNDHRCYSLIVTDPEHDWRAAPQQYRLGVRLEAEGNGGSKFMHQLKMGDVIQATAPINDFPLDAAQTDEKDIVLIAGGIGITPIASMAHALADQQRPFTLHYSARTADQLAFADELKTHLAHQLVCYTNDDTPFDLTALFDTLSPDQHIYVCGPQGMIDAVIELAKTRNWPRCNVHFELFITAAPLEGDQPFELELRQSGLTFTIPADKTIVDVLEEAGEDPMYDCKRGECGVCTVDVLEGIPDHRDYFLSDKEKDSGKVIQICISRAKSPKLVLDL; encoded by the coding sequence ATGCAACTATTAGAACTCGTTATTCGCGATATTCGCGATGCCTCCCCTCTGATTCGTGAGTTCGTTCTCGAATCCACGAACGGATCTGCACTACCTGTTTTTTCAGCAGGCGCTCATATCCAAGTCCAAATTCCCGAGCTCAACGACCATCGCTGTTACTCGCTCATAGTCACTGACCCAGAGCATGACTGGCGTGCAGCCCCACAACAGTATCGTCTAGGCGTTCGCCTAGAGGCCGAAGGCAATGGCGGTTCAAAATTTATGCATCAGCTGAAAATGGGTGATGTGATTCAAGCTACTGCCCCCATCAATGATTTTCCTTTAGATGCTGCACAAACGGACGAAAAAGACATTGTGTTAATCGCTGGCGGGATTGGTATCACCCCTATTGCCAGTATGGCCCACGCCCTAGCAGACCAACAGCGTCCGTTCACCTTGCATTACAGCGCTAGAACAGCCGATCAATTGGCTTTCGCAGACGAGTTAAAAACACATCTAGCTCACCAATTAGTTTGCTATACCAACGATGACACGCCTTTTGATCTAACCGCCTTATTTGACACGCTCAGCCCGGATCAGCACATCTATGTATGTGGCCCCCAAGGCATGATTGACGCGGTGATTGAGCTGGCTAAAACACGCAATTGGCCCCGCTGTAACGTGCATTTTGAACTATTCATTACAGCCGCCCCCTTAGAAGGCGATCAACCCTTTGAGCTAGAACTTCGACAATCAGGACTGACTTTTACCATTCCTGCTGACAAAACAATTGTTGATGTACTCGAAGAGGCCGGTGAAGACCCCATGTATGACTGCAAACGCGGCGAATGCGGTGTCTGTACGGTAGATGTACTAGAGGGCATTCCCGACCACCGGGATTACTTTCTCAGTGATAAAGAAAAAGACAGCGGAAAAGTCATCCAAATCTGTATTTCACGCGCTAAATCCCCAAAACTCGTTCTTGATCTATAA
- a CDS encoding aromatic ring-hydroxylating dioxygenase subunit alpha, with the protein MSHYRNNPDAIRQLVRDTEVHKDLYINDELFQLEMEQLFANTWVYVGHASQIPNKGDYYTTTIGTEEVIMVRHSDNSIKVLYNRCPHKGVKVAGETCGNTGKFFRCPYHAWTFRTDGRLLAIPLKKGYEDTGFECSEASQGMAPVENVTVYRDFVFCRLSPEGQSFEDFFGESLTTIDNMVERSPEGKLEIAGGVMRYMHNCNWKMLVDNQTDTCHPMVAHESSAGTAIKVWEDAPEGTPKPMAVELFAPFMSPYEFFENMGIRVWENGHGHTGVSDSIHAEYSDIDGYWDQMVSAYGEERAKEILGDVRHNTVYFPNIMIKGPIQTIRIFKPIAVDKTLVESWTFRLVGAPDKFLERTLMYNRLINAPTSVVGHDDLEMYERAQEALKSRGRDWMNVGRLYDPAEKEQKNVVVNGTSEVQMRAQFRAWLKYMGVDA; encoded by the coding sequence ATGAGTCACTATCGTAATAATCCCGATGCTATTCGCCAACTTGTGCGCGATACCGAAGTTCATAAAGACCTCTACATCAATGACGAGCTATTTCAGCTTGAAATGGAACAGCTTTTTGCTAATACCTGGGTATATGTGGGCCATGCCAGCCAGATTCCCAATAAAGGCGACTACTACACCACGACCATTGGTACCGAAGAGGTCATCATGGTGCGCCACAGCGACAACAGCATCAAAGTGCTATACAACCGTTGCCCACATAAAGGGGTCAAAGTCGCCGGAGAAACCTGTGGTAATACAGGCAAGTTTTTCCGTTGTCCCTATCACGCATGGACTTTCCGCACCGATGGACGCCTATTAGCCATTCCACTCAAGAAAGGCTACGAAGATACCGGTTTTGAGTGCTCTGAAGCCAGCCAAGGCATGGCTCCCGTCGAAAACGTAACCGTTTATCGTGACTTTGTTTTCTGTAGACTCAGCCCCGAAGGGCAAAGCTTTGAGGATTTCTTTGGTGAGTCCTTAACTACTATAGACAATATGGTAGAGCGCTCTCCCGAAGGAAAACTAGAAATAGCAGGTGGTGTTATGCGTTACATGCATAACTGTAACTGGAAGATGCTGGTCGATAACCAAACGGATACCTGTCATCCTATGGTGGCCCATGAATCCTCCGCCGGTACAGCTATCAAAGTCTGGGAAGACGCCCCCGAAGGCACGCCCAAACCAATGGCGGTAGAGCTTTTCGCCCCCTTTATGTCTCCTTATGAGTTTTTTGAAAACATGGGCATTCGGGTTTGGGAAAACGGTCATGGTCATACGGGCGTTTCTGACTCTATCCATGCAGAATACTCTGACATTGATGGGTACTGGGATCAAATGGTGAGCGCCTATGGCGAGGAGCGAGCCAAAGAAATTCTGGGTGATGTACGCCATAACACGGTGTATTTCCCTAACATCATGATCAAAGGGCCTATTCAAACCATTCGTATTTTCAAACCCATTGCCGTGGATAAAACACTGGTGGAGTCATGGACATTCCGCTTAGTAGGCGCCCCGGATAAATTCCTTGAACGCACATTAATGTACAACCGCCTCATTAATGCCCCTACTTCGGTGGTCGGCCATGATGATCTGGAAATGTATGAGCGCGCTCAAGAGGCACTAAAAAGCCGGGGACGTGATTGGATGAACGTAGGACGTCTCTATGATCCAGCGGAAAAAGAACAAAAAAATGTGGTGGTTAACGGCACAAGCGAAGTGCAAATGCGTGCGCAGTTTCGT